One Bacillota bacterium genomic window carries:
- a CDS encoding MmgE/PrpD family protein, whose protein sequence is MNNPAKEERRVVELAKQRSSVPPTIQDATGPFTRQLAAQVVALQPCDIPDTVKHRAEQCVLDFLGVALGASHHPVVDKLLSVARATGSAPRATLIGRPECADCLWAALINGSMAHVLDFDDTHFPTILHGYTPVLAALFAAIDDPTVFPGAGERDTGHSEVSGEEFLTAFVAGYETASRVALCLHPGHYNRGWHLTGTAGVFGASAACGKLFHLNEDQMTSALGLAAAQASGLRVMFGTMTKPFHAGKAAQNGLLAALLAREGFTSAPESLEGRRGFCHVFCDEPALWRLTEDWGIKWELLASGFKPYPCGVVTHPAIDGVLALRREHRLEPTSVKSIHARCHPLVLELTGNANPVSGLEGKFSVYHCLAVALVDGTVAMQSFTDGRVLDPLITDVRARVHVTPDSRLDQDQAEVSIELYDGHVVRHLVQHASGTPEQPLTDAQLQRKFSALLAWRPQSGPLALDQSTVDRIREWALGIRGLRDVRALLHLTRPNQSQCGEAAT, encoded by the coding sequence ATGAACAACCCGGCTAAGGAGGAGAGACGGGTAGTGGAGCTTGCGAAACAACGATCGAGCGTCCCGCCAACCATCCAGGATGCCACAGGCCCGTTCACGCGCCAGTTGGCGGCTCAGGTCGTGGCCCTTCAGCCGTGCGATATCCCGGATACGGTAAAGCACAGGGCCGAGCAGTGCGTTTTGGACTTCCTGGGGGTGGCATTGGGGGCCTCACATCACCCAGTCGTAGATAAACTACTGTCTGTGGCGCGAGCGACAGGTTCGGCCCCGCGAGCCACCCTGATCGGTCGCCCGGAGTGTGCGGATTGTTTGTGGGCAGCCCTCATTAACGGCTCAATGGCGCATGTATTGGACTTCGACGACACCCACTTTCCCACGATCCTTCATGGCTACACGCCTGTGCTGGCAGCCTTGTTTGCTGCCATCGACGACCCGACGGTGTTTCCCGGGGCAGGAGAACGAGATACAGGGCACAGCGAGGTCTCAGGCGAGGAGTTCTTGACAGCCTTTGTGGCAGGCTACGAAACTGCTTCCCGGGTGGCCCTGTGCCTGCACCCGGGTCATTACAACCGCGGGTGGCACCTGACTGGCACAGCCGGAGTGTTTGGCGCATCTGCGGCGTGCGGCAAGTTATTCCACCTCAACGAGGACCAAATGACGAGCGCGCTTGGGCTTGCGGCGGCGCAAGCTTCAGGACTGCGCGTCATGTTCGGGACCATGACCAAGCCGTTCCACGCCGGCAAAGCAGCCCAGAATGGACTGCTCGCGGCGCTGCTGGCGAGGGAGGGGTTCACCAGTGCTCCGGAAAGCCTGGAAGGCCGTCGGGGATTCTGCCACGTCTTCTGTGACGAACCAGCCCTCTGGAGGCTCACCGAAGACTGGGGGATTAAATGGGAACTCCTGGCCTCCGGCTTCAAACCCTACCCATGCGGAGTGGTAACTCACCCCGCCATAGACGGCGTGCTGGCACTGCGGCGAGAACACCGCCTGGAGCCTACGTCGGTGAAATCGATCCACGCCCGCTGCCATCCCTTGGTGCTTGAGCTTACGGGAAACGCCAATCCCGTCTCCGGCCTCGAGGGTAAGTTCTCAGTCTACCACTGCCTTGCCGTGGCCCTCGTGGACGGAACCGTGGCCATGCAGTCTTTCACCGACGGCCGCGTGCTCGACCCCCTGATCACCGACGTCCGGGCCAGGGTACATGTCACGCCCGACTCCAGACTGGACCAGGATCAGGCCGAGGTCTCCATCGAGCTGTACGACGGCCACGTCGTCCGCCACCTCGTGCAGCACGCGTCTGGCACACCCGAGCAGCCCCTGACAGACGCTCAACTTCAGCGCAAGTTCTCGGCTCTCCTGGCCTGGCGCCCTCAAAGCGGCCCCTTGGCTCTGGATCAGAGCACCGTGGACCGCATCCGTGAGTGGGCGCTCGGGATCAGAGGTCTGAGGGACGTACGTGCGCTCCTCCACCTGACTCGCCCCAACCAAAGTCAATGCGGGGAGGCAGCA